From a single Rutidosis leptorrhynchoides isolate AG116_Rl617_1_P2 chromosome 5, CSIRO_AGI_Rlap_v1, whole genome shotgun sequence genomic region:
- the LOC139849284 gene encoding uncharacterized protein encodes MCNNVGGFIVIGDFNSVRSQHERFGTRFYQSEADDFEYFINDCITNLFPTLSGIILSNVWSDHCPIILRNERLDYGPTPFKLFHSWFQVEGFEDVVIAAWNEDASSKSNNPQIILKGHVSDIMATERCILIKSLQHIESLEAENQAQKYRKVAQIAGVMSDGTWADLLSSPFSDIEIKDAIWSCGSDRSPNPDGFTFKFVKYFWDTIKDDVFACVRNFHLTSHVTTRLRLSTHDNFFFFKERQKSGQASLRGAQAPERRSLKRVSRSEPEPANRYLI; translated from the exons atGTGCAATAACGTGGGTGGATTTATTGTAATCGGGGATTTCAATTCTGTTAGATCCCAACATGAGAGATTCGGAACACGTTTCTACCAATCTGAGGCAGATGACTTCGAGTATTTTATCAATGATT GCATCACAAATCTTTTCCCTACACTTTCGGGTATCATTCTCTCGAACGTGTGGTCCGATCATTGTCCCATCATTTTACGCAATGAAAGACTTGACTACGGTCCTACCCCATTTAAGCTCTTCCATTCTTGGTTTCAAGTGGAAGGTTTCGAAGATGTGGTTATAGCAGCCTGGAACGAGGATGCTTCTTCTAAGAGCAACAATCCTCAAATCATTCTCAAAG GTCATGTTTCGGATATCATGGCTACTGAAAGATGCATCTTAATCAAATCATTGCAACATATTGAGTCCTTGGAAGCTGAAAATCAAGCCCAGAAGTACAGGAAAGTCGCTCAGATAGCAGGTGTGATGTCTGATGGGACTTGG GCGGATCTCCTTAGTTCTCCTTTTTCGGACATCGAGATTAAAGACGCAATTTGGTCTTGTGGTAGTGATAGATCTCCGAACCCAGATGGCTTCACCTTCAAGTTCGTGAAATATTTTTGGGACACTATCAaggatgatgtttttgcttgtgtcaGGAACTTTCACTTGACTTcccatgtaacgacccgacttcgatTATCAACAcacgacaatttttttttttttaaagaaaggcAGAAATCTGGCCAGGCCAGTTTGCGCGGTGCGCAAGCACCTGAGCGGCGCTCTCTAAAGCGTGTTTCCAGGTCAGAACCTGAACCAGCCAACAGATACCTGATATAG